In the genome of Halosolutus amylolyticus, the window GGCAGAAATCCGCCCTCCTGTGGGGTGCCGTCGGCGCGCTGACCTTCCTCGTACTCCTCCAGGGGTACGCGCTGGTCGTCACACCGCTCGTGACGATCGTCCAGGGTGTCGCGATCGCCGCGCTGGTCGGATTCGGGGCCGCGATCGGGGCGTACCTGCTCGAGGACTCGATCGCGAGGCGGGCCGCCGATCGGGCCGAGGAGTGAGGTCGTCTCGTAACAGTTAAACGACGGACGTGGTTAGGATGAGGTGAGCCAGGATGGCCGAACGGTAAGGCGCACGCCTGGAAAGCGTGTTCCCTTTCGGGATTCTGGGTTCAAATCCCAGTCCTGGCGTTTTTCGACCTTTCACACCGACAAGAGCGGTGTTTTTAGAATTCGAAACGGCAGTGGAGGACACTGCGAACTGCGCTAGCGCCGGCGGTCACGTGCGGAACGGAGGACGTCCTGATACCAGTCGAACCAGCGATCGATCGAAATCGGCTGCCGACGATCGAGTACCTACTGCTCGATCTCGGCGGGAGTATCGGTCTTGAGCCACCGATCGGGATCGTCCGGGTCCCGGATCTCGAGCAACCCGTCCTGACACACCACGAGTTCGTAGCGATCGGTCATGCTGGATCGTGACCCCGACGGGAACTGCGCCTCGATCGGGTATCGTAACGGGGGCCGTACCGGTCGCAGAACGAGTGGTAGACACCTCATACCGGGTTCGGAGGGGAGTGGTTCGAGGGGGCGACTGAGATGGTTGGACGAACAGTGATTAGTATCGACGGCGCGTCTGGACGGCTATGTGCGGCCGGTATACGCTGGTCATCGAGCGGGACGAACTCGAAGAGCGGTTCGACGCCGCGGTTAGGGGGTCGTTTCGACCGCGGTACAACGTGGCGCCCGGGCAGGAGTTGCCGGTAATCACGGGCGACGAACCCGACGTCTGCCGGCGCATGGAGTGGGGACTCGTCCCGTCGTGGGCCGACGACGATCGCGACGGCCTGATCAACGCGCGGGCGGAGACGATCGACGAGAAGCCGAGTTTTCGGGACGCCTACGAGCGACGCAGGTGTCTGGTCCCGGCGGACGGCTTCTACGAGTGGGTCGAGACGGAATCGGGGACCCAGCCCTACCGGGTCGCCTTCGAGGACGATCGGCCGTTCGCGATGGCGGGGCTGTGGGAGCGCTGGGAGCCCGAAACGACCCAGGCCGGACTCGACGCGTTCGGCGGTGGGGTCGACGACGCGAGCGACGACGGGCCGCTGGAGACGTTCACGATCGTCACCACCGAGCCGAACGACCTGGTCGCGGACCTGCACCACCGGATGGCGGCGGTCCTCCCGCCCGATCGCGA includes:
- a CDS encoding SOS response-associated peptidase; the protein is MCGRYTLVIERDELEERFDAAVRGSFRPRYNVAPGQELPVITGDEPDVCRRMEWGLVPSWADDDRDGLINARAETIDEKPSFRDAYERRRCLVPADGFYEWVETESGTQPYRVAFEDDRPFAMAGLWERWEPETTQAGLDAFGGGVDDASDDGPLETFTIVTTEPNDLVADLHHRMAAVLPPDREREWLTASDPRDLLEPFPADEMRAYPVSTAVNDPSVDEPSLVEPIEID